The DNA window CGGTGGAGAAGAGACCGGCGAAGGCCTGACGCTCGAACCGCAGCCCCTCGGCGAGCGTGGTCTCCAGCGCCGCGTCGAGCGCGGCCTTCGCCGCGTAGAGCGACGGCAGCGACTTCGCGGCGATCGATTCGGCGACCGACGAGGCCTCGGCGAGGAGGTCGGCGGCGGGGACGACCCGTGAGACCAGTCCGCAGCGCTCGGCTTCCGCGGCATCCATCATGCGGCCCGTGAGAACGAGCTCCGCCGCCTTGTAGTACCCGATCGCGCGGACGAGCCTCTGGGTGCCGCCCATGCCGGGGATGACGGCGAGGGTGATCTCGGGCTGGCCGAACCGGGCCGTGTCGGCGGCGAGGATGATGTCGCACATCATCGCCAGCTCGCAGCCGCCGCCCAGGGCGTAGCCGGAGACCGCTGCGATGACGGGGGTGCGCACCTCGGCGAAACGCCACCACGCGTCGAAGTGCCCGTCGACGATCATCTCGACGCCGGTCTTGGCCTCCATCTCCTTGATGTCGGCCCCGGCGGCGAAGGCGCGCTCCGAGCCGGTGACGACGATGGC is part of the Microbacterium lemovicicum genome and encodes:
- a CDS encoding enoyl-CoA hydratase, with protein sequence MTEYQTIVVETRGRVGWITLNRPEALNALNSQVMRDVVDAATAFDADRGIGAIVVTGSERAFAAGADIKEMEAKTGVEMIVDGHFDAWWRFAEVRTPVIAAVSGYALGGGCELAMMCDIILAADTARFGQPEITLAVIPGMGGTQRLVRAIGYYKAAELVLTGRMMDAAEAERCGLVSRVVPAADLLAEASSVAESIAAKSLPSLYAAKAALDAALETTLAEGLRFERQAFAGLFSTADQKEGMAAFREKRRPDFTNG